One window of the Candidatus Jettenia sp. genome contains the following:
- a CDS encoding rhomboid family intramembrane serine protease — protein sequence MIPIRDRNPSGAFPFITASIISLNVIVFLFELSLGHQLESFLFQFGVIPAKLSYRDEIPDMSMAEAYFPFFSYMFLHGGFIHLIGNMWYLWIFGDNIEAMLGRFKFILFYLICGIGSAIVHVYFNYQSGVPCIGASGAIAGVLGAYMISFPKARVLVILPLFIIWQLIELPAVIVLGFWFFIQFFSGTAAISSVESGGVAWWAHIGGFVLGIILIKLFPKSR from the coding sequence ATGATACCCATTCGTGACCGAAATCCTTCAGGCGCATTTCCTTTTATTACCGCCAGTATTATTTCCTTAAATGTGATAGTTTTTCTCTTTGAACTCTCATTGGGTCATCAATTAGAATCCTTCCTTTTTCAATTTGGTGTTATTCCTGCTAAATTATCCTACCGCGATGAAATTCCTGATATGAGTATGGCAGAGGCATATTTCCCCTTTTTTAGCTATATGTTTCTCCACGGGGGCTTTATTCATCTCATAGGAAATATGTGGTATTTGTGGATTTTCGGCGATAATATCGAAGCTATGCTGGGGCGATTCAAATTTATCCTCTTTTATCTTATTTGTGGAATTGGGTCTGCCATTGTACATGTTTACTTCAATTATCAGTCCGGAGTCCCCTGTATAGGAGCAAGTGGCGCAATTGCTGGTGTATTAGGAGCTTATATGATTAGCTTTCCAAAAGCAAGGGTGCTCGTTATTCTACCGTTGTTCATTATTTGGCAGCTTATTGAATTACCCGCCGTAATTGTATTGGGTTTTTGGTTCTTTATTCAGTTTTTCAGTGGAACAGCAGCAATTTCTTCCGTTGAAAGTGGAGGAGTAGCATGGTGGGCACATATTGGAGGATTTGTTTTAGGCATTATTCTTATAAAATTGTTTCCAAAATCCCGTTAA